Proteins found in one Acidobacteriota bacterium genomic segment:
- a CDS encoding bifunctional 3'-5' exonuclease/DNA polymerase, translated as MNQSPVKLITTAPALEEVIRAITKASVIGVDTETTGLDPFTSEVRLAQIATDEQTFVIDLFEIDAFNDPHLRQFFSQPHPIKIFHNAKFDLKMLLHHFNLEAYGIFDTMLASQLISAGRSEGGNSLAAVVSRYLNQELDKSLQVSDWSGKLTDAQYEYAAKDVTILLPLRERMTQELVKLHMVEVAKLEFDCVLPVAAMEIAGMYLSADCWRKQVESVEREHAAISSDLKRELASGIEQLSLFDEPTINLDSPSQVTDALARMGIKVEGTRSWQLQPLVKEHPVIEKLLAYRHVQKALSSYGLNFLTHIHAATGRIHSDFRQIGAAGGRMSCSEPNLQQVPNTKEYRSCFRAPAGRKLIIADYSQIELRILADWSQDTALVKALMSGEDLHRVTASQMFNVPLDGVTKEQRAAAKQLNYGIMYGLGASGLAARIDCSNGEAENLIKKYFAAYKGVDGFLREAANRAVQEHESRTRSGRLVTFNFDPNDRSQVAATQRYGKNAPVQGSSADITKRALTLIYEALKPFDAKIVNCIHDEIVIEAAENQAQEGAKVLEQTMVQAAREYIRSVPVTVDIAIADAWLK; from the coding sequence GTGAACCAATCGCCTGTCAAATTGATAACTACAGCCCCTGCGCTCGAAGAAGTCATTCGCGCCATCACCAAAGCCTCGGTCATTGGTGTCGATACCGAAACCACAGGGCTTGACCCGTTCACCAGCGAGGTGCGGCTGGCGCAAATTGCGACCGATGAGCAAACCTTTGTCATCGATCTCTTCGAGATTGACGCCTTCAATGATCCGCACCTGCGCCAGTTTTTCTCGCAACCGCATCCGATCAAAATTTTTCACAATGCCAAATTCGACCTCAAGATGTTGCTGCATCATTTCAACCTTGAAGCCTATGGCATCTTCGATACCATGCTGGCGAGTCAACTGATCAGCGCCGGGCGCAGTGAAGGCGGCAACAGTCTCGCGGCAGTGGTCTCGCGTTACCTCAATCAGGAACTTGATAAATCGCTGCAAGTCAGCGATTGGTCGGGCAAGCTAACCGATGCGCAATACGAATACGCGGCAAAGGATGTCACCATCCTGCTGCCGCTCAGGGAACGCATGACGCAGGAGTTGGTCAAACTTCACATGGTTGAAGTGGCGAAACTCGAATTCGATTGTGTGTTGCCGGTTGCGGCGATGGAAATTGCCGGAATGTATTTGAGCGCCGATTGCTGGCGCAAACAGGTCGAAAGTGTCGAACGCGAACACGCGGCGATTTCCTCAGACCTCAAACGCGAACTCGCATCCGGCATCGAACAACTCTCGCTGTTTGATGAACCGACCATCAACCTCGATAGTCCTTCGCAAGTCACCGACGCGCTCGCGCGCATGGGCATCAAGGTCGAGGGCACGCGCAGTTGGCAATTGCAACCGCTCGTCAAAGAGCATCCGGTGATTGAAAAATTGCTCGCCTATCGCCATGTGCAAAAAGCCCTGTCGAGTTATGGCTTGAATTTTTTGACCCACATACACGCGGCGACCGGGCGCATTCATTCGGATTTTCGCCAAATCGGCGCGGCGGGCGGACGGATGAGTTGTTCCGAACCAAATTTGCAACAGGTGCCCAACACCAAAGAATATCGCTCATGCTTTCGGGCTCCGGCAGGGCGCAAGCTCATCATCGCCGATTATTCGCAGATTGAATTGCGTATCCTAGCCGACTGGTCACAGGATACGGCGTTGGTGAAAGCCTTGATGTCGGGCGAAGATTTACATCGGGTGACGGCAAGCCAGATGTTCAATGTGCCTCTGGACGGAGTAACCAAAGAGCAACGCGCCGCCGCCAAACAACTCAACTACGGGATTATGTACGGACTGGGCGCATCGGGGCTTGCGGCACGCATCGACTGCTCGAATGGTGAAGCCGAAAATCTGATTAAAAAATATTTCGCCGCTTACAAAGGGGTTGATGGGTTTTTGCGTGAAGCGGCAAATCGCGCTGTGCAGGAACACGAAAGCCGTACCCGGTCAGGGCGTTTAGTCACCTTCAACTTTGATCCCAATGACCGCTCGCAAGTCGCCGCGACACAACGCTACGGCAAAAATGCCCCGGTGCAAGGCAGTTCCGCCGACATCACCAAACGCGCCTTGACCTTGATTTATGAAGCATTGAAACCGTTTGACGCGAAAATCGTCAATTGCATTCACGATGAAATCGTTATCGAAGCCGCTGAAAATCAAGCGCAAGAAGGCGCGAAGGTTTTGGAACAAACCATGGTTCAGGCTGCCCGTGAATACATTCGCAGCGTTCCGGTCACGGTTGACATAGCGATTGCCGATGCGTGGTTGAAATAA
- a CDS encoding c-type cytochrome — protein MFRKNSFLINHPFRLRRIVALSFMIFVFAVMWATNHASAQAPRRNPEAQKLKNPVPADAESIEAGRALYKRHCAPCHGATAKGDGGMALSGGTPSDLTDETWDYGSTDGEIFVAIRDGVSADMLAYKEKLTEKQIWQVVNFLRSLAPK, from the coding sequence ATGTTCCGCAAGAATAGTTTTTTAATCAATCATCCTTTTCGGTTACGCCGCATCGTGGCGCTGAGCTTTATGATTTTCGTTTTCGCAGTGATGTGGGCGACGAACCACGCAAGTGCGCAAGCGCCGCGTCGCAACCCTGAAGCGCAAAAGTTGAAAAACCCTGTGCCTGCGGATGCCGAATCGATTGAAGCCGGACGCGCGCTTTATAAACGCCACTGCGCGCCTTGTCACGGGGCAACTGCCAAAGGCGACGGCGGGATGGCGCTATCGGGCGGCACGCCTTCGGATTTGACCGATGAGACCTGGGATTACGGTTCGACGGATGGCGAAATTTTCGTTGCCATTCGCGACGGGGTTTCGGCTGATATGCTGGCTTATAAAGAAAAACTCACAGAAAAACAGATTTGGCAGGTGGTCAATTTTCTTCGCAGCCTCGCACCTAAATAG